One window of Channa argus isolate prfri chromosome 4, Channa argus male v1.0, whole genome shotgun sequence genomic DNA carries:
- the accs gene encoding 1-aminocyclopropane-1-carboxylate synthase-like protein 1 isoform X1: MDFRGRRHERGSNWTDPEIVELLQLWSDESVQIELESSLRNQRVFDRIAHILREKGIYRTGDQCREKIKKMKLEYRRIKDNHKMRSWKFYDVMDRVLANRPAITYSSLGGAVIAQQVFQSPGAPDAYLQGLPAGSFGPASSGGFLFGQPPKTGDPLDIKCEDVEDSMLNSDVAPPEMYYGSGEDQETDGQSLLGPEDTLGRGESSTNARTSPSGFSDLNIVGSTTAATQAVCGPVPHDTSELPSKEGSHPPTSVRQRKRRRGGKTSWCHRGARCESQGSFDKALAKFLTWQQSAEERLLSLEEAQLERELQAEERREQREERRAEQERQHELRLFSMLTGALVAVRQGTPTAMTTPADPSISPQAHLCPSLMTTAAPSVSSSLSQPLSEASQAQAIKTQETRNSTLPRSVTAIKMSQSILATLRGAEFPSNSVYLSNRGNSIRQHQGILQEGYAQYRMDKHHDTENPDGVINMGTSENKLCYDLLHRRMTKPDMLRIDPPLLQYSDWRGHTFLREEVAKFLTHHCHSPNPLKADNVVVMNGCGSLFSCVAAVICDPKDAILIPTPFYGVITEDLHLYSDVKLFHVPLDCEANGNDGRPFHLTVSKLEEGLSMAKQEGLIIRGVILMNPHNPLAEIYTFEEMIAFLEFAKRNELHAIVDEVYMLTVFDESITFHSVLSLDSLPDPQRTHVMWGMSKDFAMAGIRIGTLYTENTDLVEALAQLGSFHGISGTTQHQVAQLLQDREWINEEFLPENRSRLKAAHSYLTGELQRMGIPYLDRPATLYVWADLRKYLRELSFEEELYLWRSFLRHKVVLSCGQAFSCSMPGWFRVVFADQQHHLHLGLKRIREALKEIEEKSISRDSNTIKEATEDSRTPVKEHSEDSDNTPTVNSTSSPKSKSPDQLKEKARPVPHTGLLATEEFVLLDCQASKPTESLDSLIGTLRHQLRSSDWLEKNTPELSAGEDPEILDVFKVLLQRARNEKLGTNT, encoded by the exons ATGGACTTTCGTGGCAGGAGGCATGAGCGAGGCAGCAACTGGACCGACCCAGAGATAGtggagctgctccagctgtggtcagatgaatcggTCCAGATTGAGTTGGAGAGTTCATTACGCAACCAGAGAGTATTTGACCGAATAGCCCACATCTTACGTGAAAAGGGCATCTACCGTACCGGGGACCAGTGCAGGGAGAAGATCAAAAAGATGAAGTTGGAGTACCGCCGCATCAAGGACAACCACAAAATGAGGTCTTGGAAATTTTATGATGTTATGGATAGAGTACTGGCGAATCGTCCGGCTATTACCTACTCTTCCCTGGGTGGAGCTGTCATAGCTCAACAGGTGTTTCAGAGTCCGGGTGCGCCTGATGCTTACCTGCAAGGACTTCCAGCGGGCTCCTTCGGTCCTGCTTCTTCAGGTGGCTTTCTGTTTGGTCAGCCTCCAAAAACTGGAGATCCACTCGATATAAAATGTGAAGATGTTGAGGACAGCATGTTAAACTCAGATGTTGCCCCTCCTGAGATGTATTACGGATCTGGAGAGGACCAGGAAACCGATGGGCAATCACTACTGGGGCCAGAGGACACACTTGGTCGAGGAGAGAGCTCAACAAATGCAAGAACCTCACCTTCAG gTTTCAGTGACCTTAACATTGTTGGCTCTACCACAGCAGCCACTCAGGCTGTTTGTGGTCCTGTGCCACATGACACATCTGAGTTGCCCAGCAAGGAGGGTTCTCATCCCCCAACCTctgtgagacagagaaaacGTCGCAGAGGTGGCAAAACCTCATGGTGCCACAGGGGTGCTAGATGTGAAAGTCAAGGGAGCTTTGATAAAGCCCTGGCCAAATTCCTGACCTGGCAGCAGTCGGCAGAGGAGCGCCTCCTCTCCCTGGAGGAGGCGCAGCTGGAGAGAGAGCTGCAGGCAGAGGAGCGCAGGGAGCAGCGGGAGGAGAGGAGGGCAGAGCAGGAGCGACAGCATGAGCTTCGCCTGTTCAGCATGCTCACTGGAGCATTGGTTGCTGTCAGACAGGGTACTCCGACTGCTATGACAACACCAGCTGACCCCTCCATCTCACCCCAAGCTCATCTGTGTCCTTCACTGATGACCACAGCTGCTCCATCTGTCTCATCATCTTTATCGCAGCCACTTTCAGAAGCTTCTCAAGCACAGGCTATTAAAACTCAGGAGACAAGAAATTCAACACTGCCTAGATCTGTCACAGCCATCAAAATGTCCCAGAGTATTTTGGCAACACTGAGAGGTGCAGAATTTCCTAGCAATAGTGTGTACCTGTCTAACCGTGGTAACAGCATCCGTCAGCATCAAGGCATTCTCCAGGAGGGCTATGCCCAATACAGAATGGACAAACACCATGACACAGAAAACCCTGAT GGTGTCATCAACATGGGAACCAGCGAGAACAAATTGTGCTATGACCTTCTTCACAGACGG ATGACCAAACCTGACATGCTTCGTATTGACCCACCACTGTTGCAATATTCAGACTGGAGAGGACACACATT CCTTAGAGAAGAGGTTGCAAAGTTCCTGACTCACCACTGCCATTCTCCAAATCCACTCAAAGCTGACAAT GTTGTGGTGATGAATGGCTGTGGTTCCCTCTTCTCGTGTGTTGCTGCAGTAATTTGTGACCCTAAAG ATGCCATTCTTATTCCTACTCCATTCTACGGTGTTATCACTGAGGATCTACATCTGTATAGTGATGTAAAACTCTTCCATGTTCCTCTTGATTGTGAG GCCAATGGAAATGATGGTCGACCATTCCACCTCACTGTCAGTAAACTAGAAGAAGGCCTGAGTATGGCTAAGCAGGAG GGGCTGATCATCCGAGGTGTTATTCTGATGAACCCCCACAACCCACTGGCTGAGATTTACACCTTTGAGGAGATGATTGCCTTCTTGGAGTTTGCTAAAAG AAATGAGCTCCATGCCATTGTTGATGAAGTGTACATGCTGACAGTCTTTGATGAATCAATCACCTTTCACAGTGTCCTCAGTCTAGACAG CTTGCCCGACCCACAGAGGACGCACGTAATGTGGGGGATGAGCAAG GACTTTGCAATGGCAGGAATCAGAATAGGCACTTTGTACACTGAGAACACAGACCTTGTGGAAGCCTTGGCCCAGCTGGGCTCATTCCATGGTATTTCTGGAACCACCCAGCACCAGGTTGCACAGCTGCTTCAGGACAGAG AGTGGATCAATGAGGAATTTTTGCCTGAGAACAGAAGCAGACTTAAAGCTGCTCACAGCTACCTGACAGGAGAGCTACAGAGAATGGGCATCCCCTACCTGGACAGGCCTGCGACTCTGTATGTCTGGGCTGACCTCAGGAAG TACCTCAGGGAGTTATCATTTGAAGAGGAGTTGTACTTGTGGCGGAGTTTCCTCAGACATAAGGTAGTGCTAAGCTGTGGTCAGGCCTTCTCTTGCTCCATGCCCGGCTGGTTCCGCGTTGTCTTCGCAGACCAACAGCACCACCTTCATCTTG GCCTGAAGCGAATCAGAGAGGCTTTAAaagaaattgaagaaaaaagCATCAGCCGTGATTCAAACACCATCAAAGAAGCTACTGAGGACAGCAGAACGCCAGTGAAAGAGCACAGTGAGGATTCAGACAATACTCCAACTGTCAATTCAACATCATCACCCAAGAGCAAGTCACCAGACCAGCTAAAGGAGAAGGCTAGGCCTGTTCCTCACACAGGCTTGCTGGCCACTGAGGAGTTTGTGTTGTTGGACTGCCAGGCATCAAAACCCACAGAAAGTCTGGACTCTCTGATTGGTACTCTCAGGCATCAGCTCCGCTCCTCCGATTGGTTGGAGAAAAACACTCCAGAACTATCTGCCGGGGAGGACCCAGAGATTCTCGATGTATTTAAGGTACTGCTGCAAAGAGCAAGAAA TGAAAAACTTGGCACAAACACCTGA
- the accs gene encoding 1-aminocyclopropane-1-carboxylate synthase-like protein 1 isoform X2 — protein sequence MDFRGRRHERGSNWTDPEIVELLQLWSDESVQIELESSLRNQRVFDRIAHILREKGIYRTGDQCREKIKKMKLEYRRIKDNHKMRSWKFYDVMDRVLANRPAITYSSLGGAVIAQQVFQSPGAPDAYLQGLPAGSFGPASSGGFLFGQPPKTGDPLDIKCEDVEDSMLNSDVAPPEMYYGSGEDQETDGQSLLGPEDTLGRGESSTNARTSPSGFSDLNIVGSTTAATQAVCGPVPHDTSELPSKEGSHPPTSVRQRKRRRGGKTSWCHRGARCESQGSFDKALAKFLTWQQSAEERLLSLEEAQLERELQAEERREQREERRAEQERQHELRLFSMLTGALVAVRQGTPTAMTTPADPSISPQAHLCPSLMTTAAPSVSSSLSQPLSEASQAQAIKTQETRNSTLPRSVTAIKMSQSILATLRGAEFPSNSVYLSNRGNSIRQHQGILQEGYAQYRMDKHHDTENPDGVINMGTSENKLCYDLLHRRMTKPDMLRIDPPLLQYSDWRGHTFLREEVAKFLTHHCHSPNPLKADNVVVMNGCGSLFSCVAAVICDPKDAILIPTPFYGVITEDLHLYSDVKLFHVPLDCEANGNDGRPFHLTVSKLEEGLSMAKQEGLIIRGVILMNPHNPLAEIYTFEEMIAFLEFAKRNELHAIVDEVYMLTVFDESITFHSVLSLDSLPDPQRTHVMWGMSKDFAMAGIRIGTLYTENTDLVEALAQLGSFHGISGTTQHQVAQLLQDREWINEEFLPENRSRLKAAHSYLTGELQRMGIPYLDRPATLYVWADLRKYLRELSFEEELYLWRSFLRHKVVLSCGQAFSCSMPGWFRVVFADQQHHLHLGLKRIREALKEIEEKSISRDSNTIKEATEDSRTPVKEHSEDSDNTPTVNSTSSPKSKSPDQLKEKARPVPHTGLLATEEFVLLDCQASKPTESLDSLIGTLRHQLRSSDWLEKNTPELSAGEDPEILDVFKVLLQRARK from the exons ATGGACTTTCGTGGCAGGAGGCATGAGCGAGGCAGCAACTGGACCGACCCAGAGATAGtggagctgctccagctgtggtcagatgaatcggTCCAGATTGAGTTGGAGAGTTCATTACGCAACCAGAGAGTATTTGACCGAATAGCCCACATCTTACGTGAAAAGGGCATCTACCGTACCGGGGACCAGTGCAGGGAGAAGATCAAAAAGATGAAGTTGGAGTACCGCCGCATCAAGGACAACCACAAAATGAGGTCTTGGAAATTTTATGATGTTATGGATAGAGTACTGGCGAATCGTCCGGCTATTACCTACTCTTCCCTGGGTGGAGCTGTCATAGCTCAACAGGTGTTTCAGAGTCCGGGTGCGCCTGATGCTTACCTGCAAGGACTTCCAGCGGGCTCCTTCGGTCCTGCTTCTTCAGGTGGCTTTCTGTTTGGTCAGCCTCCAAAAACTGGAGATCCACTCGATATAAAATGTGAAGATGTTGAGGACAGCATGTTAAACTCAGATGTTGCCCCTCCTGAGATGTATTACGGATCTGGAGAGGACCAGGAAACCGATGGGCAATCACTACTGGGGCCAGAGGACACACTTGGTCGAGGAGAGAGCTCAACAAATGCAAGAACCTCACCTTCAG gTTTCAGTGACCTTAACATTGTTGGCTCTACCACAGCAGCCACTCAGGCTGTTTGTGGTCCTGTGCCACATGACACATCTGAGTTGCCCAGCAAGGAGGGTTCTCATCCCCCAACCTctgtgagacagagaaaacGTCGCAGAGGTGGCAAAACCTCATGGTGCCACAGGGGTGCTAGATGTGAAAGTCAAGGGAGCTTTGATAAAGCCCTGGCCAAATTCCTGACCTGGCAGCAGTCGGCAGAGGAGCGCCTCCTCTCCCTGGAGGAGGCGCAGCTGGAGAGAGAGCTGCAGGCAGAGGAGCGCAGGGAGCAGCGGGAGGAGAGGAGGGCAGAGCAGGAGCGACAGCATGAGCTTCGCCTGTTCAGCATGCTCACTGGAGCATTGGTTGCTGTCAGACAGGGTACTCCGACTGCTATGACAACACCAGCTGACCCCTCCATCTCACCCCAAGCTCATCTGTGTCCTTCACTGATGACCACAGCTGCTCCATCTGTCTCATCATCTTTATCGCAGCCACTTTCAGAAGCTTCTCAAGCACAGGCTATTAAAACTCAGGAGACAAGAAATTCAACACTGCCTAGATCTGTCACAGCCATCAAAATGTCCCAGAGTATTTTGGCAACACTGAGAGGTGCAGAATTTCCTAGCAATAGTGTGTACCTGTCTAACCGTGGTAACAGCATCCGTCAGCATCAAGGCATTCTCCAGGAGGGCTATGCCCAATACAGAATGGACAAACACCATGACACAGAAAACCCTGAT GGTGTCATCAACATGGGAACCAGCGAGAACAAATTGTGCTATGACCTTCTTCACAGACGG ATGACCAAACCTGACATGCTTCGTATTGACCCACCACTGTTGCAATATTCAGACTGGAGAGGACACACATT CCTTAGAGAAGAGGTTGCAAAGTTCCTGACTCACCACTGCCATTCTCCAAATCCACTCAAAGCTGACAAT GTTGTGGTGATGAATGGCTGTGGTTCCCTCTTCTCGTGTGTTGCTGCAGTAATTTGTGACCCTAAAG ATGCCATTCTTATTCCTACTCCATTCTACGGTGTTATCACTGAGGATCTACATCTGTATAGTGATGTAAAACTCTTCCATGTTCCTCTTGATTGTGAG GCCAATGGAAATGATGGTCGACCATTCCACCTCACTGTCAGTAAACTAGAAGAAGGCCTGAGTATGGCTAAGCAGGAG GGGCTGATCATCCGAGGTGTTATTCTGATGAACCCCCACAACCCACTGGCTGAGATTTACACCTTTGAGGAGATGATTGCCTTCTTGGAGTTTGCTAAAAG AAATGAGCTCCATGCCATTGTTGATGAAGTGTACATGCTGACAGTCTTTGATGAATCAATCACCTTTCACAGTGTCCTCAGTCTAGACAG CTTGCCCGACCCACAGAGGACGCACGTAATGTGGGGGATGAGCAAG GACTTTGCAATGGCAGGAATCAGAATAGGCACTTTGTACACTGAGAACACAGACCTTGTGGAAGCCTTGGCCCAGCTGGGCTCATTCCATGGTATTTCTGGAACCACCCAGCACCAGGTTGCACAGCTGCTTCAGGACAGAG AGTGGATCAATGAGGAATTTTTGCCTGAGAACAGAAGCAGACTTAAAGCTGCTCACAGCTACCTGACAGGAGAGCTACAGAGAATGGGCATCCCCTACCTGGACAGGCCTGCGACTCTGTATGTCTGGGCTGACCTCAGGAAG TACCTCAGGGAGTTATCATTTGAAGAGGAGTTGTACTTGTGGCGGAGTTTCCTCAGACATAAGGTAGTGCTAAGCTGTGGTCAGGCCTTCTCTTGCTCCATGCCCGGCTGGTTCCGCGTTGTCTTCGCAGACCAACAGCACCACCTTCATCTTG GCCTGAAGCGAATCAGAGAGGCTTTAAaagaaattgaagaaaaaagCATCAGCCGTGATTCAAACACCATCAAAGAAGCTACTGAGGACAGCAGAACGCCAGTGAAAGAGCACAGTGAGGATTCAGACAATACTCCAACTGTCAATTCAACATCATCACCCAAGAGCAAGTCACCAGACCAGCTAAAGGAGAAGGCTAGGCCTGTTCCTCACACAGGCTTGCTGGCCACTGAGGAGTTTGTGTTGTTGGACTGCCAGGCATCAAAACCCACAGAAAGTCTGGACTCTCTGATTGGTACTCTCAGGCATCAGCTCCGCTCCTCCGATTGGTTGGAGAAAAACACTCCAGAACTATCTGCCGGGGAGGACCCAGAGATTCTCGATGTATTTAAGGTACTGCTGCAAAGAGCAAGAAAGTAA